One window from the genome of Nicotiana tomentosiformis chromosome 5, ASM39032v3, whole genome shotgun sequence encodes:
- the LOC104086191 gene encoding small ribosomal subunit protein uS13z/uS13y/uS13x-like, whose amino-acid sequence MYRIKAIFFLPYLGFSLELGISFKLKQPHCAQSSETLAMSLVANEEFQHILRVQNTNVDGKQKIMFAMTSIKGIGRRFANIACKKADIDMNKRAGELSSAELDSLMVVVANPRQFKIPDWFLNRQKDYKDGKFSQVTSNALDMKLRDDLERLKKIRNHRGLRHYWGLRVRGQHTKTTGRRGKTVGVSKKR is encoded by the exons ATGTATCGTATCAAAGCAATTTTTTTTCTTCCGTATCTAGGGTTTTCTTTGGAGCTTGGCATCTCTTTCAAACTAAAGCAGCCGCACTGTGCCCAAAGCAGTGAAACCCTAGCCATG TCGCTGGTTGCAAACGAAGAGTTTCAGCACATTCTTCGTGTGCAAAACACGAACGTTGATGGAAAGCAGAAGATCATGTTCGCTATGACCTCTATCAAAGGTATCGGTCGCCGTTTTGCTAACATTGCTTGCAAAAAAGCCGATATCGACATGAACAAGAG GGCCGGAGAACTCTCTTCTGCAGAGCTTGACAGCTTGATGGTGGTTGTGGCTAATCCTCGCCAATTCAAAATCCCAGATTGGTTTTTGAACAGGCAGAAGGATTACAAGGATGGCAAGTTTTCTCAAGTTACATCTAATGCACTTGACATGAAACTCAGGGATGATCTGGAACGGCTGAAGAAGATCAG GAATCACCGTGGGTTGCGTCACTACTGGGGCCTTCGTGTACGTGGTCAGCACACAAAGACCACTGGCCGCAGGGGGAAGACTGTTGGTGTCTccaagaagagataa